Below is a genomic region from Pleuronectes platessa chromosome 18, fPlePla1.1, whole genome shotgun sequence.
AGGCCTTGTGATATTTCAGAGCAGACATAAGATGTGCATCGTTTTAGACACAAGTGTGGTATGTCTTTCTAAAAGCAAGTGAAAAATGTGGTTCCACAAACAACCTCCGTGTTTTACAACCTTGATTTTAAAAATCTCACACGTGAAACGTTCACATACAATTCTTCTTCCTACTGTAAAGAATACTGTAAGAAATATTCTGACAATCATTTAACTGAGTGTTGTAGGATCAGGTTGCAGTCTTTTCTCCATGTATATTATCTCCTTTCTGTTGGGTTCTCGCCCTCAGTGTGGGTGCTCTGGTGGACCTTAAGGGCACTCTCTCGTGCAAAGCTCTCTCCACAGGTGGGGCAGGTGTGTCCAGAGTGCTGAGCCCTAGTCATGTGTGGTTGAGTGTAATCTCGTCACACTCTGTTCCTTCTTGAGTCTTGCGAAGAGGAGGCCCATGGCCCTCCTTCCTGTGTGCCCTCAGGGCTGCAACAGAAGGGAATATGAGGTCACAATTTGCCTCGGGACAAGGGATCTTGAGCTCTGGTTGCAGCTCGTTGGAGTAGCACCCCTCTGTCGGAGAGTCATCTGCTTCCTGATCTTGTTTGATCTTCTTGCCGTCGGCTCCTTGAGTTGTGTCCCTGAGTTTACGGCCACGTTTTTTACCTTGCACCTTAGTGTCACAGTTTAGATCATTAGCAAATTTCTCCTGGTGCTGCAAGAGCTTTTCTTCTGTCTGGAAACCATGACCACATTTACAGCACTGGTAGGTGTTGACGTCATCAGCCATCGCTGGGCTCTGGGGGTGCACAGAAACGCGATGGTTGCGAAGTCGAGAAGGACTAGGGAACAAGGCGCCACAGTCGCTGCAGGGACACCGTCGCTCTATGCATTCGCGtcgtttgtgtttgttcagctGCATGGAGACATTAAACACACGATCAAGCACAATAAACAAGTTACTTGATCATTTTCAAAGCCCCTACAGTGTGCTTATAGAGCACAAACCCCAGGCTTACGTGCACCCTGCAGTGCCCTCACCTCAGTGAAAGTATAGAAGGTATTCTGACAGTAAGTGCAGAGGAAGGGCTTCTCTCCTGTGTCGTGGGAAGTCTGGTGCAGGCTGAGCtcctcagaggaggagaaggacttGTCACACTTGTAACAAGTAAAGAGCGTATTGGACTGTAAAATAATGAGCAGAAAGgtggttaaaaataattaaatcctaACTGAAGGCTCTGTTCACTGATACGTCTTTTTAAAGAAGGGCAGAACTttacaataaagaaaagaataaaaatctgTGACCTGTTATAGTCAAGTTAAGTCAAATTACATCTCTATACACATACAGAAGtataatgtaaaaatataaatgaaccaaTTATAACGGGCATTTTAATCATCCTCTTGTATCTTATAATCAATAAGTAAAATAATCTTCACTTGCAGACTTAACAATCACAATGATTTCAGATGCATTGCTGAGTTTGTTACATAATAGGACGAGCAGGTATCTTTATTCTACTTCtctccacctgctgcagctgcatcttGTACACGTCCCGGTGGctcttcctcatgtgtctctcctTGGTTTTGAAGTCTGAGAAGGTGATGAAGCACTGGAAACACTGCAGGCTCTCATGCTGATCTGCATCACGATGGGAGGACAGAAAGTTCTATGATTAGTACAAATATCGTGGAATAATCAGATTGTACAACTGCAGGGTAATAACACATGTCTGGTTCGAGGACTCAGAGCATCACAGTGAATAGGTTAGCATCCCATTGGGTTATGAACTATAAAGTGACTATGTTAGCATCACATTGGGTTATGAACTATAAAGTGACTATGTTAGCATCACATTGGGTTATGAACTATAAAGTGACTATGTAAGCATCTCATGTGTTATGAACTATACAGTGACTATGTTAGCATCACATTGGGTTATGAACTATACAGTGACTATGTTAGCATCACATTGGGCTATGAACTATACAGTGACTATGTTAGCATCACATTGGGTTATTAACTATACAGTGACTATGTTATCATCACATTGGGTTATGAGCCATACAGTGCATATGTTAGCATCTCATTGGGTTATGAACTATACAGTGACTATGTTAGCATCACATTGGGTTATGAACTATACAGTGACTATGTTAGCATCACATTGGGTTATGAATCACACATATGTTAGCTCACAGGTCTGCAGTGGAGGGACCACGGGCCCCGGCTTGATCTCCGCCTGAGTGGACTTCTTCTCGCCCCCAACGATAACCTGCTCGATCTTCAACATTTCCATGCCGATGCTTTCACGCACGTCCCGGACACATGGAGCTGCAACACATGAACACGCTGCTGTTGTGTGCACACTCGAACCCGCTGCACATATTGTTGATGTGTTTGCAGGCAAAGCAGAACCGACACCTGCATCACACCAGGCTAACATCCTAGCATAATCACAATGTGTCTGGCTAAATCATACAGATGAATCAACATCCGATTACAGGatggtgttttatttatatacattttaggCAGACTTGTGATGAGATAAATACAGATAAATACAGCTAGCGTCAGGCCTGAGCTAGCTAacagaaagatggagggaggagaccCGCTCAGACAAAACTAACGAGACGCTTGTATTCTAACAGtatttggtttgtgtgtgttgctttgtttgtgtaatTAGATCGCTTCAGATTTGGCTTTTTGTAAACAATTCAACAACGGGAACCGGTTCTTACCGTTCGAGGCGTGCACAGAAATGATGCCGCGCAGGACGGTCTGCCCACGTCACGTGACACGGCGAACGGAGCTCTCGCGAGGTTATGACAGTGGAACAGTGATTTATATCATCTTACATTTAGTCTATAGCTTGTTGGTGGATTTTCTTTTAAGCCAATtctattttattaaaaagatttTCCTCAGAGATGGTTTCTGTAATTTAAGGTAGTTCTTGTCATACTGAAGTTtgattaaatgttaatttttaCAGTATATAAATAACTAGATGCTAAAAAGCAGTGAAATATTATCAtagacagctgagactgagaaAAGATTCTGCTACTGCGCCTACTTGGGCTCCAAAGATTGCAACAATCATTTGAGCTTCATCTCTGGATGGTGGGAATAAGTGGAGACACGTTTTCCATCATTATATACAGGCTGTGCATAAAGATATGAGGTTCAAGTGATTCCATGATAGTCATGTAAACAATACATCTAATGTCAAAACAAGAAGTTAAAGGCTTCTTTAAAGGTTCATAGAACTTTATTGGTAATCTTAACATACAAGGCAGACACATAAATGCGAATCTTGATGGTGAAAAGACATCACATTATCCTCTTAAATAATTTGTCATTGACACACGTGGGATATGAGGCAGAAGAAGAAATTCAAGGTAGTAGAAAGGAGCCATTCAAGCCCTGGCCTGCTGCTGGTATTCAGAAATACGGTTTTCCATGACAGGCCTGAAGTGTCTGATCAATCCCTGAGAAcgcagaaaagaaaacacaaaggggAAATAGTACATTAATCTTCAAGCAGAGGAATCACAGATACAGCAGCTGCCAAAATATTGACTATTTCTTTATCCGTTTGCAGCAAATATGAATACCTGCACTGGCCATGCCGCACCATCTCCCAGGGCACAGATGGTGTGACCCTCAATCTGCTTACTGATCTCCCAAATCATGTCGATCTCCGCCTGCCGTGCATCTCCACGCACAAAACGCCACATCATATCGTTCATCCAGTCCACTCCTACAGGACGAAGAAAGAAGGGGGAATAACTCAAAATGCAGAGATGTGCTTTACTGTCAGACGGTGTAAAACTCCTGGCTGGCAATGTTGCTGCATAAAATGACACGCAGTCAGCCCTTACCTTCTCTGCATGGCGTGCACTGGCCGCAGCTCTCATGTTTGTAGAACTCAATCAGGCGGGCAATGGCTCGGATAATGTCAGTCTGCAGAAACAACACGTCCACCGATGTAACAGATGTTTGCCAACTTGCACATGCATGATGAATAACACTGAAGAGTGGACGAACTTACCGATTTGTCCATGACGATTAAGGCAGCTGTGCCGAGCCCAGTCTGAGCTTGAACGAGGCCGTCGAAGTCCATCAGCACATCTTCACACACGCTTTTGGGGATGAGGGGAGTTGAGGATCCCCCGGGGATAACAGCCAAAAGGTTGTCCCATCCACCACGCACTCCACCTACAAGACAGATGTTCGTTTcaattaggtaaaaaaaaaatgcattcacTTAGGCTCTGCTTATGTTAAGCTATCTTAATCTTTTCACACTATGACCCCCATGGTGCAGTTAAAAACAGACAAGCAAATGAAGCATTTAGGCTGTTTGGGTTCATGGGTACCTGCATGCCTCTCGATGAGCTCTTTCAGAGGGATggacatctcctcctccacagtgCAGGGGGTGTTTACATGGCCTGAGATGTTGAAGAGCTTGGTGCcagagtttctctctctgccaaaGCCTAGAAACCAAGAGCCTCCACGGCGACAGATGGTGGGTGCAACGGATACCGTCTCCACATTGGCGACAGTTGTAGGGCAACCAAACGCCCCTGTAGGATAGGAGGAAGAGCGAAGTAGAGGAGTCAGAATAGTGATTATTGGGCAAGAACACACAGCACTTGTCTGCTATGGGGATACAAACAAAGGCCCAATAGGACCAGTATTTATCCTCAATTACATCTCTTTCCAGTGGAACTCACCCACGTCAGCAGGAAATGGGGGCTTCAGGCGGGGCTTCCCTTGCTTTCCCTCCAGGGACTCAATAAGAGCGGTCTCCTCTCCGCAGATATACGCTCCAGCTCCACGCATCACAAACACATCGAAGTCATAACCAGAGCCGCAGGAATTCTTTCCAATCAGCCCAGCGGCATAGGCCTCATTGATAGCCACCTAAGAGGagatatttcacatttaatgtTTCAGCAGGAGGAATTTCACATTGTTGCACAAGCAGATCTTGTGTTGTACATAAATTATCATGACTGTCCTTGAATTTTTATATGTTGAAATTAACCCAATTAGGACTTCACAGAAATTGCCAAGATGCATCTACAATTTTCACCTGCAGGTTGGATGACTCGTTGTAGAACTCTCCTCTAATATAAATATAAGCAGCACGCGCTCCCATGGCCTTTCCAGCGATCAGACAgccctccaccagcttgtgTGGGTCGTGCCTCATGATCTCTCTGTCCTTACAGGTGCCAGGCTCACCCTCATCCGCGTTCACCACCAGATACTTGGGCCTGAAGAATGAAATCAGAACTGGTTAGATGATTTCTCCCCCACACAAAAGCAGTCACTATAGTCAAGACTGATGGCTGGTATAACTAACAAAGAACATACTGAAAATGTAATTCTCAGTTACAGCCATAAACAATTTGGTTTGGATTAATCACTTCTTGGGGTTTGGAAGTCTTTCAGATTATCTGGTAACCAAAAATCTGTACAAATACTTGGGAAACAGTAAAAGACGATGAAATGTGCTCGATGTTGCGGCTCCTCACTGACCTGCCATCGCTGGGTTTGTTCATGAAGCTCCATTTCATGCCTGTAGGGAAACCGGCTCCACCTCTCCCACGCAGGCCGGAGACCTTGATCTCATTGAGGATCCAGTCGACTCCGTTGAGAAGAATCTCCTTAGTTTTGTACCAGTCGCCGCGCTTCAAAGCCCCGTTCAGCCTGAagcaaaaaatgtaaacaggTTAGGACTGTGCTCTTTTCTATAGAAATTATGGACTAAGTGAGAATATCATCGGTGGTGTTACCTCCAGTCGTGACGGCCATACAGGTTTGTGAAAATTCTGTCCTCATCAGCAAGCGGGccaaatgttgttttctttggagCAGTCTGGAAACATAATGCAAAGCCATATGAAGGGAATGCTATCTAATTCtaaaattgaattgatttatttctgttattACGGGCCAGGTACCTGTGCTGTGCTGTTGAACCGGGTGATGGCAGTCACTCCAGCttgactgacagcagctggGGATCGGACCACCCCGCTCACCACAGCTCGAGAGAGGGACAACATCCTTCTTGTAGGGGCTAAGATAATATTCATTAACAGAATGTATTTTATTCAGGAATAGTGCTTGTATGGTTGCTTGTGTTGCGACAGGACTTCACAAGTTTCTTAATCTTATTACATATAAATCACATCACTCCTGTTTTAACATGGAAACTAAAAGGGACAGAGCATTTTTAGTCAGGGCCTGAGGTTCTGGAAGGAAAGGAGATTAGCTGACCATGCAATTCCCTCAAAGTGCCTTCTTCTTATAACACACTTCTGCCAGACAGCCTTTCcttaaattacttaaatataaATTGTCTATGAACATTTTAACCATGACCTTCTGCTTGGCTTTTACTAAGATCGAATGCATGTTTGACTTATTTGTTGTATTGCTGCCCCTGCGAAGCACTTTGAAATCTGAATTGTGAAAAGCGCTCTATAAATAGAGATTGTTATTAGTATTTTAATcataaacagacaaatgaatTCCTGGAATTTCTTTAAACGACGACCAACAGGGCATATTAACTTAAAGTAATACTCTTTTGTTGTTGATGCCCCAAAAACCTTATTTTCTTATCGAGCAGCATCAAAACAAATGCAGTTTGGTTTTAACcagaaaacagttttattttaaacacatcAAAAGCAACAATCGCTGGATTCAATGTCACATAACGGTGGATTTAATCTCGCATTCTAATCACTTGAATTGCTTTGTCTGGGATCTTGTGTaacttctgttgtgttgttatgtCAGAGGTGTTGGGGTTAGCTCGCAGCGTTAGCATCGTTCAATCAATGCCCTACGTGGAGACGTTTCAGGTCAACACACCAGTAAATAAACTCACAGAATATCTAACTTAAACTGATATAACCAGGGAGCTCTATTTGAAGTGTTTCCCCTCGTATCAGGGAACACACTGACCTCCAATGCTCAGGTGGCTACTGCTAGCCTAGCTTAGCTTGATTTAGCACCTCTAACCTTGTAGAGTCCAGACAGAAACAGCTGGATCGCGGCAGCAGCTTTTACATTTTCCAGTAGAGACACGTGGATTCACTGGTTCTCATCAGCAGCTGCATGTGTATTAATGTCGGTGTGaaatgtgtgaggaggagaagatagaAAACAATCGGGACCTGCTCACCTCCTCTGCGTCCGGAGTTTATGAAATAACCACAGGAAGCAGACGATAGTGGCCCGGATACAGTCACCAACAACCCaatgaacaccccccccccccccccccccccccccccccacacacacacacactcacgcacacacgttAAATAACAACATCTGCTCAATAAAAGTTCATCTACTGTCATGAATGTGTTGCTAATGATCGCAGGTTTGGCTCCTGGTACTGGTGACAAAATGCCCAGAGAGCGGCAtaagagactgatttatcaacgtgtcacatgcaatgtaaaacgatacattaacgtcacaccatcatcctttAACCCCGGGAAGAACCGGGAGACGCCgcggtcacacagacacacacaagcacataatctcctgtgggagggtggcggctacaggcttgtgtatgtcagtcacctgtgaagaccagcgtcatttacccctgaatcAGCGCAGGagagataatgatgatgatgacaaattaaatacaaaaaaaattaaatataaaatcaaatatatgtattttttaattaaattaaattaaatataaaaataattaaattaaattagacgaaaaaaagaagaaaaaaaatctgcgcgtgcacatcctgcgcagaagcctactgcgcacctcctgcgcagaaggccattgcgcacatcctgcacagaagcccaatgcgcaggaattgcgcattcattttttttacatttttttttttaattacatttttttcgtttttacatttaattatattaaatttacataagatattttgcaattaataggacaaattatcgtgtgtttgtgtgtgtgttcgagtcATTCTATGCTGAAgacaaaatattttctactttactacatatatttgacagccttacttaaaattttagatactggatgatttaacatgctttcaaaacctattgttagagaataacccagcaGTTCTCAACCTTGTCTTCatacgccttacaagaatcagagtctgtttctggttgtttccatgtgatgtcctgatgctgccccctgcttgctgctgctctagcttggtttgtgcagcttgtgattaactaaagttgtccataaaagaaaatttttaatatccttcaagggcaatttgatgtacaaccagcaatcagtgcacgacaaaaataaaccactatatacaatgtaaataaaacacaatataaaaaccctatagactaagtagctgggggaaatttgcttttaataaatgaattgataagtcgatCAACCGAAAATTACCCGTCAACTATTGAGATATTCtccttttaatttcctgttgtgtttctaataattattaatgttggtgacatttccttgaggttttattacctctgctaaggaggttatattttcacctctgatttgtcagtcaacaggtttatgtaataaactaaggaaccaataaccacacaacttggtagaaggaagctgcatggatcagagatgaacctatacggctctgttgagctctactgagtgccagtctagtgaatgaatctggaatcttctctcaaaaaacctTTCCCCCCCCCATAGGGTTCgtagtgtgaagctaatgaggtgttttataaagatgtgatcgaaaacgtcagaccaagtggatccactttatttcaacatgaacagaaaaaaaagaagagtttcatttcacctcacaacagttcctcatagcagcatgatgcatacaaagagatgtataaaaacctactcattttggcagcatagtagggacacatgctgatgtcaccacccgtggctccgtatatttgtatatatatatatatacaagaatatttgtattcttatagcttacaaatttgtctgtgtgtgcatctgtgtacAGTCCAAAAGTTATTGGAGATGGATGACAGTTTGcatgtgtatgttgggggggcgccaatttgaaatctcacctagggcgccaacattgaCGATCACTGACTGATCGTTATCACTTAACatgtaaattaaatgaatgtgtatgttaaaataaaataaaaataattcaagGTTATTCAAAGTGTTTCTATTCAATCCAACTTTAACCACAACATATAACTTTATTttcagaggaaataaataataataataataataatatttggaAGTTATTTCTGTATTATACCTAAAGCATATTACATTTCTTGTTTTCTGCATTAAATATACCTGaaatatatactttttaaatacaaaatgaataaattcaGTGAAAGCAACACAATCAAAAAGAGACAATAATTCACATTGTTTTGTGGGCTTTATTAATATCAGCATCTTATTGCACTATCACTGTGTTACTGGGATTAAACAACTCTGAACCATCTGTAATGTAGTTATCTAAAGGTTATTAGTACCTTCTAACCAACTTAAGGTTTActtctgaaatgaaaataataaaaaaaaaagatttttacatttgtttgcaGACATTAAAACAGATGAAAGTGCAAGGAAAGTGAGTGACTCTAATATTCATGTgttgaaacaaaaacacttatACTGGGAAATAAACTGTAGGGAAACAGAGGTAGAGTTCACtatgataaaataaacaaatatgacATGTGGTGAATCAAACAAGGACGTATGGCTGCGTACAGCCTGTCTCTGTACAGTTGTTACATCACAGCAGCTTATCCCCAGGGAACAATGGTATTAAACCCTCATTTGTTGCAACCTGCAGACCTGAGGGATCATTTGAATCAGAGCTGTATAAAGCTGCAACACGTAtctcccagctgctgctgctgtgtgcttCTAATATCCTGGATGTGTGAGCGATAATGAAACTGCAGTCTCCAAGCATACAGGCCGGGGGAATTATTCCTATTTACATGTGGTAAAGAGAACACGTATCACCAAGAATAGAAGAGATTACTTTCTCATTCAAGTTaatacttttccttttttaattataCAGTGGATCTAACCTGAGAAGTGTTGAAAAATCGAACACAAACCGATCATGTAATAGAATACTGAGATTCAAGCAAcaacattaaattaaaagatGGTAGGTTCAATATTTCCAACCAGGTGCAGCAATGTGTTAACAAATAAAATTGAGGGTCTCCATCATCTGGTCCAACAGCATTCAGTTCAGTCAAGGTGTTAAATATCCTACACCAGTGTCTCTGTGCTGGTGCAGAGGAGGTCATTCTGCTGGGGGAGGCTGGTAACTGGGTCTGCGGGACACTCGGCCCAGTCGGTCGACAGCTACGCTCTCGAAGGCCCTCCTCATTAGAGGATGTTCCTCCAGCACCTCGTTGAAACTCTCCACGCTCAGGGAGTAAAGACGGCAGTATGTGTCGGCCCTCACGCTGGCTGTGCGTCGGCCCTGGGTGAGAAGACAGATCTCTGAAATGAGAGTTTGACCGTTAAAGCAACAGATTCATGTTCTGCACTGTCATATATCAATTatcaatattttcattgattGACTGAGAATTATTAAgcatttatttcattaatcGCTTCCTATCACTTGCAATCACCTGCatgttttatctgtttgtgtttagatTGCATGAAACATCTACATTTTACAAATGATTCATAGATTAGCTGTCAGTGGCAACTTTAACAGGAGACCAACTTAATGGGGAACCAGAACCAGTGAACCTCTTATTGATTTGATGGGGATGACATGATTTACCCCCAAAGTACGCTCCATCGCTGAGCATAATCTCCTTACTGCCACGCGGGAGGACAGTGACGGCGCCGTGCTGGATGAAGTACATTTTCCGTCCCAGGGTCCCTTCTCGTATAATCAAGTCTGCAGGTTGGAAGACCTCAAAACGCAGCTTGGTCAAGATCACTGTCACAAAATGAGGGTCAGTGTTGGCAAACAGCGGCATGTTGGCCACCAGCCCACGGCAGTTATAGCTGACTATCTCCTGCAtggtggagagaagagagaaaacattCAGAAATTGTGGGATTGAgttatatatatctttttgcggaaatgaataaaatatttaaataagggGAAAAACTGCCAAATCTCCCCAATTTTTTACTATTCATATTTTTTGccatttacaaacaaacaatttcTAAACATTCCAGCTCCAGAATGTAGGCAATTTCTGCTTTATCTGATTTATATCATCTTAAACTTGAgtttctttttataaaaaaaagcaatataTTTGAAAACATCACCTGGACTAAACATTGCATTTTAAGTCATTAATTGAAAAGTATTTGAGTAAGATTAATCAGTAATGAATAGATCTTTATTTTGGCAAAACCTTTGTTTATTTCAATGTTATTGTCCAGGCCTGGATTTGCATCTGTGTGGACAGGTGTCATTAAAATATATGATTAAAGAGAATCTAAGAAATCCAAGTCAACTCAAAGTTTGAATGGGGAACCCACCTCCTTGAGCGGATCACTGAGCTCTCCGAGGATGCTGTCCTCGTCGAACATCTTGCCCTGGAATCGCTGCTCGTAATAATCATGGATCCTCTGCCTCACGTCCGCTGGCAGTTTATGGAACGACATGTACTGCTCCACTTGTTTATactataaaacatttgtacaaaacaaaacttttgatttaatatttgtgACGATACAATTGAAACTCCACATGATTGTTGTCAGACTAAATCCCATTTTCTACCATGTGATGCTAAATTAATAATTATGCATTTATTcgatttgtgttgtggcttttgcagTTTTAAGTGGATTACAAACTCATTTGTAATGGGCATTAGCAAACAGTGATCCAGAACAAAGGTGCCGCCATTCGTCTATTCATCCGCTCTGCTTTATCTTGTGAAAATCCCCTGGAAAGGGTCACAACAAGGTCACAAAATCTATTAGATAATTCAGATATTCTCCAGGCATTTGGCACATTTTCCACCAATAAAGCACGAGCAAGCCTGTGATGTAAAACGGTTTTGAAGTTAAACCTTAAAGCCAGAATCACAGTCACATCCATGTGAGGCTCTTAGGGACGTATTATCCACAAAACAACTGCGGCTGAGGGTCAAAAGGTTTTGTTGTTAGTTAAATGTTTCCGGTCAGATGTTCACCTTCTCTTGGTACTGACGATGTGACGCATCCAAAGACTGAACCAGGGTCGTGGCGTGGCCGAGGAACAGGGCGTAGCAGGTGGCCCCCACAACCATGCTGACCATGGTGAGCCACACGTCACTCAGGCCCTCCGGAGGGTGGGCGCCGTATCCTATACACAGCATGTGACTCATGGCCATAAACAGGGAGTAGGAGTACTGTGTGTGCCATGTAGCATTCTGGGAAATGGATGGGAGAGGAGACATGACAAAACAGTGTTGTAGTGAGAAACATATGATCGGACTATGTTGGATAAAAAAATGCCTGATTAATTTTACTGAGGTTAAGTCTTCAACAACAATACTTATTTCAAAAGTGATCCTTAATAATAATTTCCTAGAATTGAGTAGTTAACAATAAGTGGCCAAGTAAGGAAAAGaaccaattaaaaaatatttatttatataatatttatatttaaaataatattttatttcactttcttgcTGAGGGTTGGATGAAAAGATTCTCATGATGGGAGTTTATTAACTTGTGCAAATCTTaaattaatcttaatcttaaattaatcttaatcttaacatGTGACTCTCAGCAAGAAACCAGACAAGTGTTTTTCCCACAATATCACTCCATTCctttaatttgaataatttatgtatttaaattggCTTCAAAATGggttttaaatcataaaatgtTCACACATTATAAAAATATTTCAGGTTTAAAGGAATCATTTGACATTTATTGAACAATGACAAGATCGATACCACTCTCAACTGTTATGTttgtatgctaagctaagctaattagCTGTATACGCTTCATTTTTAACGGACAGATTTCAAAGTGGTATCCTCATTTAACTTTCtgaaataaaagcacatttctCTCAAATGTTTCTCATATATTCAGCCTCCTCACCACCATATTGTTCTTGGCTACCCAGCAGTCTGGAGGAAAGTCCTGCAGCATCGGCACCATGAAGGTCAAGCATCCATCCCAGTGACACAACAGCAGCATCATGCCAATCAAGTTCACTATGCGCACCACTGCACTGGCCAGGTCATAGGTCATATGGAAAAGCTGACAGAGGGGAATTTTTtatggagagaaataacatTCAATAATAAAGATTTGGAACATCT
It encodes:
- the LOC128461683 gene encoding zinc finger protein 33B, whose product is MEMLKIEQVIVGGEKKSTQAEIKPGPVVPPLQTYQHESLQCFQCFITFSDFKTKERHMRKSHRDVYKMQLQQSNTLFTCYKCDKSFSSSEELSLHQTSHDTGEKPFLCTYCQNTFYTFTELNKHKRRECIERRCPCSDCGALFPSPSRLRNHRVSVHPQSPAMADDVNTYQCCKCGHGFQTEEKLLQHQEKFANDLNCDTKVQGKKRGRKLRDTTQGADGKKIKQDQEADDSPTEGCYSNELQPELKIPCPEANCDLIFPSVAALRAHRKEGHGPPLRKTQEGTECDEITLNHT
- the ndufv1 gene encoding NADH dehydrogenase [ubiquinone] flavoprotein 1, mitochondrial — translated: MLSLSRAVVSGVVRSPAAVSQAGVTAITRFNSTAQTAPKKTTFGPLADEDRIFTNLYGRHDWRLNGALKRGDWYKTKEILLNGVDWILNEIKVSGLRGRGGAGFPTGMKWSFMNKPSDGRPKYLVVNADEGEPGTCKDREIMRHDPHKLVEGCLIAGKAMGARAAYIYIRGEFYNESSNLQVAINEAYAAGLIGKNSCGSGYDFDVFVMRGAGAYICGEETALIESLEGKQGKPRLKPPFPADVGAFGCPTTVANVETVSVAPTICRRGGSWFLGFGRERNSGTKLFNISGHVNTPCTVEEEMSIPLKELIERHAGGVRGGWDNLLAVIPGGSSTPLIPKSVCEDVLMDFDGLVQAQTGLGTAALIVMDKSTDIIRAIARLIEFYKHESCGQCTPCREGVDWMNDMMWRFVRGDARQAEIDMIWEISKQIEGHTICALGDGAAWPVQGLIRHFRPVMENRISEYQQQARA
- the LOC128462185 gene encoding LOW QUALITY PROTEIN: potassium/sodium hyperpolarization-activated cyclic nucleotide-gated channel 3-like (The sequence of the model RefSeq protein was modified relative to this genomic sequence to represent the inferred CDS: deleted 2 bases in 1 codon), with protein sequence MTSPSRSIDHVYESPAHKPETPRYRSWSSFRFSRWRSGSQRTTPPGTPSPKADKKGDTTRLTPMACRTPTRRGTEAARSPRRESNYFQKQFGSLLQPGVNKFSLRMFGSHKGVAAEQARVQSFGVWIIHPYSNFRFTWDIVMLLLMMSNLVILPWGITFFEDQNTPPWITFNVLSDTLFLMDLVFNFRTGILEGDSHVILDPKEIRRHYLRTWFMVDFISSIPVDYIFLIVDLESRHDSSDVYRTARALRIVRFTKILSLLRLLRLSRLIRYIHQWEELFHMTYDLASAVVRIVNLIGMMLLLCHWDGCLTFMVPMLQDFPPDCWVAKNNMVNATWHTQYSYSLFMAMSHMLCIGYGAHPPEGLSDVWLTMVSMVVGATCYALFLGHATTLVQSLDASHRQYQEKYKQVEQYMSFHKLPADVRQRIHDYYEQRFQGKMFDEDSILGELSDPLKEEIVSYNCRGLVANMPLFANTDPHFVTVILTKLRFEVFQPADLIIREGTLGRKMYFIQHGAVTVLPRGSKEIMLSDGAYFGEICLLTQGRRTASVRADTYCRLYSLSVESFNEVLEEHPLMRRAFESVAVDRLGRVSRRPSYQPPPAE